The Candidatus Methylomirabilota bacterium DNA segment ACGGACGCCTGGGTGAAGTCGATCGTCTCAGCCGAAAAGAGCCAGAGGTGCGGCACGTTTTCTAGGATGAGGATCTGGACGCGGTCGTAGATCTCCTTCCGCTTCTTCTGGTCCATGGTCCGGCGCCCATCCTCCATCAGGGCGTCGAGCTCCGGCACGCTCCAGCTGTTCCAGTTCTGGCCCTTCGTCGAGTGGAGCGCGCGGAAGAAGGCGGTGTCCGGGTCGGCGTAGCCCGGCGTGGTGTTCATCGTCATGTCGAAGTCCTTGGCGAGCCACCGCTTGATCCACACGGCGTATTCGACGTTCTCGATCTCGGCGGTGATCCCGATGCGCTTCAGCTGGGCGGCGACGACCGGGGCGCCCGAGACCATCGTGGGGAAGGTCGGGATAACGCCGAGCTTCACCGTGAACCCGGAGGCGAAGCCCGCGTCGGCCATCAGCTTCTTGGCCTTGTCCACGTCGGGCTTGTAGTAGCGCATCCACTGGTCCTCGGGCAGCTGCCACTGCTTCATGGGCGCCGTCGCCGGCGCGGTCAGCCGGCCGAAGCCGGCGGCCGCGATCCGCATGACCTGGCTGCGGTCTACGGTCCAGCTGATCGCCTGTCGCACACGGACGTCCTTGAGCGGCCCGCGGCTCGCGTTGATGTTCAGGAAGTCGTAGCCGAGCCGCGAGCTGCGATACCCGGTCAGCGTCTTCTCCTCCTTGAGGAGGTTGAAGTTCTTGTTGTCCTCGATGAAGGCGTGGTGGATCTGTCCCGTGCGGAGGGCGGCGACGATGTTGGCCTCGTCCGGGATGATGCGCAGGGTCAGCTGGTCCACGTAGGGCAGGCCTTTGCGGAAGTAGCTGGGGTTCTTCTTGAGGACCATCTGCTGCTCCACCTTCCAGTCCTCGAGCATGAAGGGCCCCGTGCCCAGCGCGTCCTTGTTGAGGTCGCCGTACTTCTTGATGCCGGCTTCGCTGATGATGAAGCCCCAGAATCCGCCCAGCGCCGCCAGGAGGCCGGCGAACGGCTCCTTGGTGACGAACTTGACCGCGTAGCGGCCGGCCGGCTCGACCTTGTCCACGGCGACGAAGTCGGACTTGCCCGGCGACTTCTCGAACAGCCGGTCGAACGTGAACTTCACGTCCGCGGACGTCATCTCCTGGCCGTCGTGAAACTTCACGCCCTGCCGGAGCTTGAAGGTCCACGTCAGGCTGTCGGGGCTGATCTGCCACGATTCCGCCAGCTCGGCGACGGGGTTCATCTCGCCGTCGAAACGGACCAGCTGGTTGTACATCATCGGCGACCGCCGGCTCCGCGAGAACGCCGGGACCAGCTGCGGATCGAGGCCCGTCGCCTCGGTGGTCTGAGCCGAGATGAAGCTGCCGCCCGGCTTGGGCGCCTGCGCCCATGCCCGCGTGCCCACGGACAGGGCGCCGAGGGTCGCGCCTCCGATCTTCAGGACATCCCGTCGGCTCAGGCGAGTGGGGTCGGTGTGCTCGCGGTCGGTCGTCATCGTCATCCCTCCTGTGGGTCGTCGCTACTGCGAGTTGGGGTCAAGCACGTCACGCAAGCCGTCTCCGAGTAGGTTGAAGGCAAGGACCGTGACCATGATGGCGATGCCCGGGAACACGGAGATCCACGGCGCGGTCTCGAGATACGTTCGCCCTTCGTTGAGCATGTTGCCCCACGACGGCGTCGGCGGCTGCGCCGACAGGCCGAGGTAGCTCAGCGAAGCCTCGATCAGCACGGCCTGCGAAAAGGCGACCGTGCCCTGGACCACAAAGGGCGACAGCACGTTGGGCAGGACGTGCTTGAGCGCCACGGCCGCGTGGGTGGCGCCGAGCGCGCGCACCGCCTCGACGTAGTCCTTCTCGCGCTCGGCCAGAACGGGGGCGCGCATGATCCGCACGAAGAGCGGCGTGTAGACGATGATGATGGCGAGCACGGCGCTGTTCACTCCGGGCCCGCGCATGGCGGCGATGCCGACTGCTAACAGCAGGCCCGGGATGCTGAAGAACACGTCCATCACGCGGTTGATCGCGTTGTCCCACGCGCCGCCGGCATACCCGGCCGTGAGCCCGAGCGTCCCGCCCAGGAGCATCGACGCTCCGATGGAGACGCCGGCGACGTAGAGCGAGATGCGCGATCCGAAAATGATCCGGCTCAGGATGTCGCGGCCGAAGCGGTCGGTGCCGAACCACGCCTTGGGCCCGGGCGCA contains these protein-coding regions:
- a CDS encoding ABC transporter permease, producing MSDAIAARADWAQGLRWGRRVRRVARSGVVVAGVVVALLVVGVAVFAPVIAPHVPDEPNFELIEAAPGPKAWFGTDRFGRDILSRIIFGSRISLYVAGVSIGASMLLGGTLGLTAGYAGGAWDNAINRVMDVFFSIPGLLLAVGIAAMRGPGVNSAVLAIIIVYTPLFVRIMRAPVLAEREKDYVEAVRALGATHAAVALKHVLPNVLSPFVVQGTVAFSQAVLIEASLSYLGLSAQPPTPSWGNMLNEGRTYLETAPWISVFPGIAIMVTVLAFNLLGDGLRDVLDPNSQ
- a CDS encoding ABC transporter substrate-binding protein — encoded protein: MTTDREHTDPTRLSRRDVLKIGGATLGALSVGTRAWAQAPKPGGSFISAQTTEATGLDPQLVPAFSRSRRSPMMYNQLVRFDGEMNPVAELAESWQISPDSLTWTFKLRQGVKFHDGQEMTSADVKFTFDRLFEKSPGKSDFVAVDKVEPAGRYAVKFVTKEPFAGLLAALGGFWGFIISEAGIKKYGDLNKDALGTGPFMLEDWKVEQQMVLKKNPSYFRKGLPYVDQLTLRIIPDEANIVAALRTGQIHHAFIEDNKNFNLLKEEKTLTGYRSSRLGYDFLNINASRGPLKDVRVRQAISWTVDRSQVMRIAAAGFGRLTAPATAPMKQWQLPEDQWMRYYKPDVDKAKKLMADAGFASGFTVKLGVIPTFPTMVSGAPVVAAQLKRIGITAEIENVEYAVWIKRWLAKDFDMTMNTTPGYADPDTAFFRALHSTKGQNWNSWSVPELDALMEDGRRTMDQKKRKEIYDRVQILILENVPHLWLFSAETIDFTQASVKGFKQHPTTLLYGFEGVWLDKA